One genomic segment of Ictalurus punctatus breed USDA103 chromosome 4, Coco_2.0, whole genome shotgun sequence includes these proteins:
- the LOC124627015 gene encoding ATP-sensitive inward rectifier potassium channel 1, translated as MPWSLSQFLRRYVTRRRNKQIRLITKDGHCNIKHGKMKYSTCFAYMHDIWSTCVQIRWYSLTFFYVASFIFSWFIFTLIWYWVGRNNGDLWWQNQTANHSACVLNLYDLKTAYLFSVETQLTIGFGYRVITPYCPSAIAVFMVQVLAGIVIACFWCGVLIAKISLPKKVAKAVTFSETAVICFKQDTLSLQIRVANIRKSLLLGSQIYGKLIRTRVTPEGKTFIMEQVNIDFLVDAGKDNLFFVCPLTLYHVIDKASPFYQMAVDTLHQQDFELVVFLDGTAESTSSSCQVRTSYLPREIIWGYKFLPIVSRSKEGKYRIDFSNFDKVEPVPTAHCAYCYHDLNGHHNFSKDGVDNAGFEVIEIDSQVNQSCSVNT; from the coding sequence ATGCCCTGGTCGCTAAGTCAGTTCCTAAGACGCTACGTGACACGCCGCCGAAATAAGCAAATCCGTTTGATAACCAAAGACGGACACTGTAACATTAAACATGGCAAAATGAAATACAGCACCTGCTTCGCCTACATGCATGACATCTGGTCCACCTGTGTGCAGATTCGTTGGTATTCCTTAACATTCTTCTATGTGGCCTCCTTCATTTTCAGTTGGTTTATCTTCACACTTATCTGGTACTGGGTTGGCCGTAATAATGGAGACTTGTGGTGGCAAAACCAAACAGCTAATCACAGTGCATGTGTACTTAATCTCTATGACTTAAAAACTGCATACCTCTTTTCAGTGGAAACACAGCTGACTATTGGCTTTGGCTATAGAGTGATTACCCCATATTGCCCTAGTGCAATTGCTGTCTTCATGGTTCAGGTTCTTGCTGGTATCGTCATTGCCTGCTTCTGGTGCGGTGTACTTATAGCCAAAATTTCCTTGCCCAAGAAAGTAGCCAAAGCCGTCACTTTTAGCGAGACGGCTGTTATCTGCTTTAAACAGGACACGCTCAGTTTACAGATACGTGTGGCCAACATTCGCAAAAGCTTGCTGCTCGGCAGCCAAATCTACGGCAAGCTGATTAGGACAAGAGTCACACCTGAAGGAAAAACCTTCATTATGGAGCAGGTCAATATTGACTTCCTGGTGGATGCTGGGAAGGACAACTTGTTCTTTGTCTGCCCCTTAACCTTATATCATGTCATTGACAAGGCAAGCCCATTCTACCAAATGGCTGTGGACACTCTGCATCAGCAGGACTTTGAGTTAGTGGTGTTTTTGGATGGCACAGCTGAGTCCACCAGCTCTTCCTGCCAAGTCAGGACTTCATACCTCCCTCGGGAAATCATATGGGGCTACAAGTTCCTCCCCATTGTCTCACGCAGTAAAGAGGGCAAATATCGCATAGACTTCTCCAACTTTGACAAAGTGGAACCTGTACCAACTGCTCACTGTGCATACTGCTACCATGATTTGAATGGCCACCATAACTTCTCCAAAGATGGGGTCGATAACGCAGGTTTTGAAGTGATTGAAATTGACAGTCAAGTCAATCAGTCATGTTCTGTGAATACATGA